The sequence TGAACAAGGCTGGGTACATGCTTGCCCAGACCTGGTGCATTCCCACTCCAAAGCGGCTCAGTGTGCCAGGATTTTGTGGCTACGCCATGCTGGCGGAGCTGGGGACCAACAATGGTGAGCAGATCCGAGGGAGGCCTAGGGGAGGGTGGGTGGCTGGGGGCACGTGGCAGGCGTGGAGCCTGCGTGGGATGCTGCAGCACCCAGACATGGACaaggtgctgctggagcagggcttGGGTGTTGTGAGCAAGAAAAGGCATGTGGGGATGGTGGCAAGGCTGGGGGTCCGCAGGGGATGGCTGACACCATGCCCCGCCTCAGAAGGCAGACATGGCTGCGCTGGAGACCAACGcgaggcaggaggagcagcaatATGCCATGGTCCAGCTGAGCGAGATGATGCAGGACCTGCTGCAGAGGATGTTCCTGCTGGAGCAGGACAGGCAGAAAGGCCTGGAGAAGTTCCTCAGGGAGATGGACTCCAAGGTAACAGTGTCACCCAGGGAGGGTTGTGAGGATGGAGGGATGCACCAGGCCAGGGAGCACATCCCTGTGTGGGGAGGGTGAGCCCTGAATCTGTCAATGCTGAGATAATCGTCCTTGTGTCATGGCTGGCCATGTGTCCCAGGGTGTCCCCGGTGTCCCTCAGGGGCAACAGCATCCCTCAAAATGGGCTTGGTGTCCCAAGGAGATCCCCTGCCCTCCTTGCAGCTGGACCGTGCAGTGCTGGCTCCCCTGCAGGCGCAGCTGGAGCAGGTGTGGAGGCTCAACCAGCAGTGCCTCTGCCAGGGACCCTGCTGCGGTGCCAGCCGTGCTGCTGGCTTCAAGAGGTGAGGGCTGCTGGGTCTCATCCTATCCCATCCTGTCTCACCTTGTCCCCCTTTGTCCTCTCCTGTactgccccatcccctcccatgctgtcccatcctgccctgcctgtcccatcCACACCCTGCCCACGGGGTGCTGGCCACCCATGGGACCTCACACAGTCCCTGGGGTGCTGGCGGGGCACTCATCAGCCCccccctgctgcaggcagctctttGATCCAGTGAAGTGCATCTCCTGCGACAGACCCCTGGCCATGGCCCCGGCCCCGTGAGTAGTGTGCAGCCCCCCCCGGACAGACCCCCACGCTCATTTCCACGAGAGACCGCTGCCCCTTCACATCCTCATCTGCAGGCACTTGGTGACCATTCGAAAGgacagccagctcctccagccccagccagccagcGCCGGCGGCTCCAActgcctggcacagcagctgcCGGGGAGGTGAGGCTTGCCAGGCACCACCAtgtccctccctctccctttggGGTCCCTCTCCCTGGGCAGGAGGGGTAATGTAGGTGCTCCCTGCCCAGGGAGAGCAAAGGGAGTGGTAGAGCCAGCCGGGGTCCTGTGAGTCCTGCCAGGCCACTGTCCACCTCCAGCTCCCTCGTCACCCTCTGTTCCTGCGGACACCCTGCAGACTTTGTCTGCAAGAACGTAAGCCCCTATCCCTGCGTGTCCCCATGCTCTGGAAACCCACCAAGCCCATCTGGGCTGGGACAGTGGGAGTGCTGCGGGCTGGGCACAGCCTCGGGGCACCTCCAACTCACTGGCTGCTCTTCCCTCTAGGGAGAAGTGGATATTTTGGGCATCAACAGGGTCATCTACAAGGGCAGGCTGGGCTCACCAGCTGCCAACAGGACTGTCACCATGGACAAGGACTTCCCAGGTAGGGCAGCAGCCCCGGGGCACCGCGTTAGCTCCACCCAGGCTGTGCAGCCACCTGCACTGATGTGTCCCACCGTCAGTGCCTGGGATGGCTCAGTGCCCCACCGGGGCTGAGCCACCAGCAGCTTTGCACCTCCCTGTGCTAAGTGTCTCTGTTTCTCACCCCGAAGCAACAAaatccccccagccccactgccagcacagcacagagaagATGTGCCGCATCCCCAAGTATGGCAGCCGCTACGTGTCCCCATACTCATGTGAGCACCTGTCCTGGGTGTCCCCTGGGCCACTGGCCCTGCCACGTGGGCTCAGCCTGCTGCCGAGCACTCCCCAGGGGACTCccgggggtgctgctgggggtgtCATGCCCCATGCAAGGCTCTTTGTCCTTCTGCATTGCAGGTGCTGCCATGCGGACGAAGACGAGCGTCTCGGGGGGCCAGTGGCAGGCTGACACTGGTGGCAGCAGGACAGCAGGGGTCTGAGCCGGACAGGGAGCGGGGAAATGTCGTGGGGATCTGGGGAGGGGACAGGtgtgccagggctgctctgcctggcctCAGGGGACAGTGGGATGGGGACAACACTGCCCTGGCAGCTGCTCATTGCAGCAGGGTAACACCGCAGGCCATAAAGATGCTCCCTCCTCCATTGCCTCTCCTGAGCAGTCTCTGGGCTCATGGGGACATAAGGGGTGTCCTTGGGGACTCAGCGACCACAGCCTGATGCTTTTGGGCTGTGCCATGTCCCTGTGAGCTCCCTCTGACCAGTCAGATGTTCAGGTCTGTGGCTGGGCCCTGGATTCTCCAACCCTATGGCTCCTGGTGGCCGTGGGACAGTCACAGGCAggttcccctccccagcacctaGGTCTCCACACAGCTTCAGCTGTTTCACAGGCAGCACCTCCCTCCACAGTTGGGGACAGATCCCTTCTCAGTCTCCCCTGGGCAGGCTCTGTGCTGCACACAGACTGTCCCCACTCCCAGAAGGACTCCACACTGGCCTCAATGCCCTCAGGCCACCACAGCTGGGACACGAGGCCCACGGCCCTGGCTTGCTCCAGATGCCACCAGCCTGGCCCAGTCCACCTCAGTGGAACAGGACTGAGGCACACAGCTCTGGCACAACCCCTCGCAGGGAAGCTCCCAAGGGCCAGCACCAGCTTCAGCGCTtgctcccagcctctgctgaggCTGTACAAGAGGCAGCCTGGGCAAAACCATCACTCctacaatatttattttagcCACACAAATAAGAGATTGAAATTCAATTACTGACTGGTAAGCGCAGGGATGCAGGGGCACAGCCTCACAGGGAGAGGGCTCAGCAGGGATGGCAACCTCCAAGGGACCTGGCCCCTGTCATCTGGTGAAGAGGGGATAGGAGCCAGGTCACAGCAAGACACCCAGGACCTGTGGGTGTCACGCAGGGAGCCCGAGGTCTCACTGCAGCCCTGCCATTGGCCTGCCCCTGGCTCCTGGTGGGGTCTCGCACCCACAGCTGATGTGGTGGGGCagccagcagagccaggctggcttctgctggggctgagccctggcCTGCACCTGGCCAAAGGCAGCTGGCAGTCACCACACAGTGGGGACAGGGTGTTTGGAGCAGCACACCTACAGCCAGCCCCAGCTCAGAGACACGGCATGCACAGAGCCGCCTGGAGAGGGGATCCTGAAACACCCCGGCCCCAGGCCAGCCTTCCCCGTGACCCACTGCTGCTGCAAACGAAGCAAAGACACAGGGTTCAAAGCAGAAGAGCATGTATTGCAAGCGGCTGCGGCACATCCGGAGAGACTTCCAGCCGCCGGGAGAAAAGAACAGAGGGGTTAAAAACGATCCCAGTCTCTAGGGTTACACTGTGTCATGCAAACAGCCCCGGGGCAAACCCCATCCCAGGAGGGTGAAGGGAGGGTGTGCTGGCCCAGCCGGGCCACCCCTGGCTCACGCCCTGCTCCCCAATCGCCAGGGCTGGGCGAGGGGCCAGGCACCTTCCCCAGAGCcggtgccccccagccctgctcaccaGCAAGCACGGCGCATGCAGGGTGGAGGCTGTGGCTGAGCAGGAACAGCCCTTGCTCTCTCTCCGCCCCCCCCCTTACAAAAACCAAGCCGTGTGGGATGTTTGCCCCCCACCCAGTCAAGTGGGGCCAAGGGATGGGGGGAAACACTCAGGCACAACCCACTCTGCCAGGTGGGGTGGCCCAGGGACCGTGAAGAAGGGACCTCCTCTGTAAATGTCACTCGCATGCAAACTCCGGTGTCCCAAGAGAGGAGGGGGTGCTCCCTCCCCAAGAGCCCGGCAGCGGCGGGGTCCCAGGCAGAGGCCAGCACCAGTCCTGCATCCCACGCAGCCTCCCGCTGTCTCTGGGGAGCTCTGTTCAGCTCGAGGACAAGTAAAAACTACTTCAAACCAAACCCATGCAAGGCAGCTATTTGCTCGTGTGTCTCGGCAGCTGCCAGACGCCCTGGCAGCAGAGTTCCTCTCCTCTtcggggagggggaaaaaaaaaaatatatatatatttatacgcAGGGGTCCCCGCCGCGTTCGCTCTCTGCCGCGGCCTCATCTCTCTGCTTCCATGGTCACGTTGGCCTTCTGTTCTGCCGTGGCCTGCTGGGAGACGGCGGCTGGCCAGCCCGCGGGCTGCGCCGGGGGGGCCGGAGTCCACATGCTCTGCTGCTGGCCGGGGGGCGAAGCTGCGGGCCAGGCGGGGTTGAAGGCCCCATGctggggcagcggcggggccgggggcggtggGGAAGTCGCCATGGAGGCCACGGGGCTACTGCTGTTGAAGCTCTCGGAGGCCTTGAGGCGGGAGAACATGGTGAGGGCGTCAGGGAAGTTGGGCGGTGTGGCCGGCGTGTTGGCGGGAGTGCACATCTGCAGGAAGGAGACACGGGGTCAGGCGTGGAGGGGGAGTCTCCACCTTCTGCCTCCCACCAGGGCCCAGCACAAGACCCCTCTGCCCCCACTGCTGTGGCACAGGGAGCTCTGGCCCTGCGCTCTGCTGACGATGCTGCCTGCAAGCAGCAGTTATTTAAGGCTCTGAAGACTAATGCTGTGGTGAGAGCTCCTGTCAGAGGGCCCAGACAGGACCCCACTGCGCCTGCTCCTGGGCCCAGGCAAGTTGGGGACTCCCTCTACCCCACGACCTGTTGGTGCCACCCTTGGCGTGCTGCTTTCTGGCTCAGCAGGTGCAAGGCTGAGGCTCAGCTCCCACCCCACGGCAGACTGGGCATGCTCAGGCCCTGCCGGGCACTCGCTCCGCACACTGACTGCATGCTCCAAATCCCCAATTGTTCTGGAGAGTCAAATGAGGCCACGGCAGCCAGCAAATCCCTAAGACACATCTGCCCAAGCAGATTACAGGCTGCCAGGCCACGAGAGTTAAGGGACCAAGTCTGGGGACAGCTGGGAGAAAGCAGAGGCAGGCAGCACCCATGCGCGTGCATGCTCTCTCGTGTTTACACACACCCAGACGCTGTGCACGCCATACTAGAGGCACACTCCAGTGAGGCTCCAGGGGTTTGCACACTCAGTCGCTCCAGCAAGCACACAAGGACTCATGTATGCAGCTGGTCTGCGGGGTGAAGAGCATGCATGTATCTGCACATGTGTTTACACAGCCTACACCGGGCTGGTGCTCCAGGCTCCCTGAGCCTCTCTGCCACGCTGGGGCTGACGTGGACTACTGGCCATGGCCAAAACATCCTCCATCAGTCCATCCCCAACCCCTCTGCAGGGTTCTGAGGGCACTCCCAGACCTACTGTCCCACCATGTAGGACAGGCTATGCCACTCCCGGCTGCTCTCCAGGAAAATCTTCCTtggcaggcagctctgccagtGCCGGCCaaacctccctgcctgccctcccggAGCTGTGAAGCAGCGAGCTGGGCATCAGCAACAGCCCGACGCACCCGCCAGCTGGTGCTGTGCCCCAGGCGAGCACTGGAGAGGTGAGAAAGCACTTACCATCTGATGGTGGTGGCTGTAAGGGATGtttgtttcttggaaaaaagCACTGAGAgcagtctgggaaaaaaaaaaaaaaagagaaggaagatgatgTTACCACCAGCACGCAAACTGGGCACCCACCTCATCTCTGCACACAATGTCAGGGCTTTACAAGACCTCAAAATGATCCAAAACAGGCCCTAGGGGGGGCTGGACTGTGCTCACAGCCCCCTTGCCCGCACAGGAGAGTGCTGTGCGCAGCTGCTCCCATGTCCCCAAGCAGGGACCCCCGCGCCTGCCACCTGCTTGCACCAGGGCAGGCGGCAATCACGCGTATTTGGGATCACCGTGCTCATTGCTGAGAAGCGGCCGCTGCTGGAGCAGACCCCGGCAGGTGTTTCACAACTCACAGCAATGCTCCACAACCACTGCTTGCACAGAGAGGAGGGAAACCAAATCCAAACCCAGCAGGGGAAGCCCAGTAGGAACCGGTTAGATGCACGTCCTTAACAGGACAAGATCACGGTCACCATATTTTCACTGGGAGACCCCCAGGGCTGGGGTTGCAACAGGCAGCCCACCTTATACACCAGAGCATTTCCAGTTCAGTGACAGGCACGGTACGGTTATGACTGACATCATTTTGGTTAGCTTCCAGTTCAGACCAGTAATAATCTGGTAAATGCCAAAGGCATGTAAGAGGACAAGGGGGGTTGCAGGGAGGAAACACCAGGAGCACAGGCTGGCCAGGAAGGCAGACACCCAGCCTGGGTCtgggaggagcagaggcagca comes from Strix aluco isolate bStrAlu1 chromosome 15, bStrAlu1.hap1, whole genome shotgun sequence and encodes:
- the UBALD1 gene encoding UBA-like domain-containing protein 1 — its product is MDELKHQVMINQFVLAAGCAADQAKQLLQAAHWQFETALSAFFQETNIPYSHHHQMMCTPANTPATPPNFPDALTMFSRLKASESFNSSSPVASMATSPPPPAPPLPQHGAFNPAWPAASPPGQQQSMWTPAPPAQPAGWPAAVSQQATAEQKANVTMEAER